TTCTGGTAAAGATCCTTGAAGACCTGAACCACCACCGTCTCTAATAAAACTACCTACGGTTGCAACGTCGACTTTGAACAGAATAGTAATAGCTGCAACTACTACAATTCCCGTAAGAGCCGCTGGGACTGCTTTTGTCAACTTGGGTAAAAAATACATTATGGCCATGGTAAGCGCAACCAGTCCCAGCATGATATAAAGTGGTGTGCCTTCTAACCATGTTTTGGCATCGCCTTCACCAGTCGTGAAGAAATCAAGCTGCGCGAGAAAAATCACGATCGCCAGACCGTTTACAAATCCCATCATCACGGGATGCGGAATCAATCTTACAAACTTCCCAAGCTTGAAAACTCCTGCCGAGATCTGTATAGCACCAACGATTAGCAGAGTGATAAAAAGCCACTGCAGTCCCAGATTTTCCATGGGCTGGGCGAGTTCCATTCCTACCTCATTTCCTTTATTGATCAGGTTGATCATTACTACGGCCATAGCTCCCGTTGCACCAGAAATCATTCCCGGTCGTCCACCAAATAATGAAGTAATTAATCCCATCATAAAGGCTCCGTAAAGTCCTATCATGGGATCAACACCTGCAAAAAACGCAAATGCAACCGCTTCGGGAACAAGCGCTAGTGCTACTGTAAGTCCAGAAAGAATGTCATTTTTTGGATTGCCTACAAAATTGTTGAAAAGCTTAACCATAGCCTTGAAATTAAGCGCGCAAAAGTACTCATTAAATCGTAATTAATGAGCTCATAAGACTCTTAGACAATAGTAGCACTTCTCCAGAGCGACTCTAACCCAAGTAAAATAATTTGAGCTTAGGCTTAATTAGTTCTTATGCATAAAAGACTGCTTGGCACGCAGCTCAGCCTCGGTCTCAACGATATCTTCATCAGGCACACAGCAATCTACTGGGCAAACCGCAGCACATTGAGGCTCTTCATGAAAACCTACACACTCGGTACACTTATCAGGTACGATGTAGTAAAACTCATCACTCACCGGTTCTTGAGTCTCATTGGCATCCACTTCTTTACCGCTGGGGAGCACGACATTGCCATCCAGATCGGTACCATCGGCGTAACGCCAGTCGTCTGCGGCTTCATAAATGGCCGTGTTGGGACATTCTGGTTCACAGGCTCCACAATTGATACACTCGTCTGTAATGATGATTGCCATGGGTTTGGTACTTTTGCGCAAAAATAGGTTCTGGTGGGTAAAATCTCAATTAATAGCACGTTAAATGGTCGTATTTCCGCTTTCGCG
This genomic interval from Nonlabens spongiae contains the following:
- a CDS encoding 4Fe-4S binding protein produces the protein MAIIITDECINCGACEPECPNTAIYEAADDWRYADGTDLDGNVVLPSGKEVDANETQEPVSDEFYYIVPDKCTECVGFHEEPQCAAVCPVDCCVPDEDIVETEAELRAKQSFMHKN